The Siniperca chuatsi isolate FFG_IHB_CAS linkage group LG9, ASM2008510v1, whole genome shotgun sequence genome includes a region encoding these proteins:
- the LOC122881449 gene encoding chemokine-like receptor 1, which yields MMEMNSTSSCHSNTTHVSESVDQHAELRKSLYTMTLIVYCLAFVLGVLGNGVVIWVTGFKMKKTVSTVWFLNLAVADFLFTAFLPLSVTYLALDFHWPFGKFMCKLNSTLSSLNIFASVYILMVISVDRCVSVVWPVWAQNHRSVRKASCVSLGVWVLALILSTPYFVFRDTGPSHNNDDIINCFNNFALSDDYENLSVFQLAQFRQQAVTITRFLLGFVVPFTVIVSCYAVIIHRLRRNRTLASQSNRAFKIIAAVIIAFFLCWAPFHIMALIEMVNHIATNRSETLDYVTTIGIPITISLAFLNSCLNPLLYVFMGRDFKDNVRKSILNVLENAFQEEVSRSHTDTKSVDSKEKSSLNTEV from the coding sequence ATGATGGAGATGAACTCTACCTCTTCCTGTCACAGCAATACAACACATGTATCTGAGTCTGTTGACCAGCATGCTGAGCTGAGAAAGTCTCTCTACACAATGACTCTGATTGTTTACTGCCTGGCCTTTGTTCTCGGTGTGCTCGGGAATGGAGTGGTTATCTGGGTGACCGGGTTCAAGATGAAGAAAACAGTTAGCACAGTTTGGTTCCTCAACCTTGCTGTGGCCGACTTCCTCTTCACAGCATTCCTGCCCCTGAGTGTGACGTACCTGGCTTTGGATTTCCACTGGCCTTTTGGCAAGTTCATGTGCAAACTGAACAGCACATTAAGCTCCCTGAACATCTTTGCCAGTGTCTACATTCTGATGGTGATCAGTGTGGacagatgtgtgtctgtggtgtggCCAGTCTGGGCCCAGAACCACCGAAGTGTACGCAAGGCGTCCTGTGTGAGTCTGGGTGTTTGGGTACTGGCTCTGATTCTCAGCACTCCATACTTTGTCTTCAGGGACACTGGGCCATCACATAACAATGACGACATCATCAACTGCTTCAACAACTTCGCCCTTTCTGATGATTATGAAAACCTGTCTGTGTTTCAGCTGGCACAGTTTCGTCAGCAGGCCGTGACCATCACCCGCTTCCTCCTGGGATTTGTTGTCCCCTTCACTGTCATTGTCTCCTGTTATGCTGTTATAATCCATCGTCTCAGAAGAAACCGCACCCTGGCCAGCCAGTCAAATCGCGCCTTTAAGATCATCGCTGCTGTTATTATCGCTTTTTTCCTGTGCTGGGCTCCCTTTCACATCATGGCTCTAATTGAGATGGTGAATCACATCGCTACTAATCGAAGTGAAACATTAGACTATGTCACCACTATTGGGATCCCTATAACCATCAGCCTGGCCTTTCTCAACAGTTGCTTGAacccactgctgtatgtgttcATGGGCCGAGATTTCAAGGATAACGTCCGCAAATCCATCCTGAATGTATTGGAgaatgccttccaggaggaGGTTTCTCGCTctcacactgacacaaagtCAGTGGACAGCAAAGAGAAGTCAAGTCTTAATACTGAGGTATAA
- the LOC122881452 gene encoding chemokine-like receptor 1 — MMEMNSTSSNHSNTTHVSESVDQHAELRKSLYTMTLIVYCLAFVLGVLGNGVVIWVTGFKMKKTVNTVWFLHLAVADFFFTAILALSVTYLALDFHWPFGKFMCKLNSTLSSLNIFASVNILMVISVDRCVSVVWPVWAQNHRSVRKASCVSLGVWVLALILSTPYFVFRDTGSSHNNDDIINCFNNFALSDDYENLSVFQLAQFRHQAVTITRFLLGFVVPFTVIVSCYAVIIHRLRRNRILASQSNHAFKIIAAVIIAFFLCWAPFHIMALIEMVNDIATNRSETLDYVITIGIPITTSLAFLNSCLNPLLYVFMGQDFKDNIRKSILNVFENAVKEEVS, encoded by the coding sequence ATGATGGAGATGAACTCTACCTCTTCCAATCACAGCAATACAACACATGTATCTGAGTCTGTTGACCAGCATGCTGAGCTGAGAAAGTCTCTCTACACAATGACTCTGATTGTTTACTGCCTGGCCTTTGTTCTCGGTGTGCTCGGGAATGGAGTGGTTATCTGGGTGACCGGGTTCAAGATGAAGAAAACAGTTAACACAGTTTGGTTCCTCCACCTTGCTGTGGCCGACTTCTTCTTCACAGCAATCCTGGCCCTGAGTGTGACGTACCTGGCTTTGGATTTCCACTGGCCTTTCGGCAAGTTCATGTGCAAACTGAACAGCACATTAAGCTCCCTGAACATCTTTGCCAGTGTTAATATTCTGATGGTGATCAGTGTGGACAGATGTGTTTCTGTGGTGTGGCCCGTCTGGGCCCAGAACCACCGAAGTGTACGCAAGGCGTCCTGTGTGAGTCTGGGTGTTTGGGTACTGGCTCTGATTCTCAGCACTCCATACTTTGTCTTCAGGGACACTGGGTCATCACATAACAATGACGACATCATCAACTGCTTCAACAACTTCGCCCTTTCTGATGATTATGAAAACCTGTCTGTGTTTCAGCTGGCACAGTTTCGTCATCAGGCCGTGACCATCACCCGCTTCCTCCTGGGATTTGTTGTCCCCTTCACTGTCATTGTCTCCTGTTATGCTGTTATAATCCATCGTCTCAGAAGAAACCGCATCCTGGCCAGCCAGTCAAATCACGCCTTTAAGATCATCGCTGCTGTTATCATCGCTTTTTTCCTGTGCTGGGCTCCCTTTCACATCATGGCTCTAATTGAGATGGTGAATGACATCGCTACTAATCGAAGTGAAACATTAGACTATGTCATCACTATTGGGATCCCTATAACCACCAGCCTGGCCTTTCTCAACAGTTGCTTGAacccactgctgtatgtgttcATGGGCCAAGATTTCAAGGATAACATCCGCAAATCCATCCTCAATGTATTTGAGAATGCTGTCAAGGAGGAGGTTTCTTGA
- the LOC122881466 gene encoding uncharacterized protein LOC122881466: protein MAQASVTLNGGVNLQAEESDSSTDTSTSETSSDTDSSSVLSEAVPDLWGDLDQYFQEGLSPSSQPQDDATGHTSDGQNIIQSLEAARLTGRDPADVIPRQNFEDQPPFHRESVSPANQPLMTAERPQPADRDPGFSSGRNRRRTSSEIPYPRSRGASSEGFPSARSNRPRSRPSRCPRCCGATHQQLDLMSRAFWLLCQKIGVQSDNL from the exons ATGGCTCAAGCATCCG tgactctaaacggAGGGGTGAACCTTCAAGCAGAGGAGTCTG ATTCATCAACTGATACCTCAACATCCGAGACCTCGTCTGATactgactcctcatctgtgctttcagaggCAGTACCCG ATCTGTGGGGCGATTTGgaccaatatttccaagaagggttatcgccatcatcacagccacaggatGACGCAACGGGGCATACCTCAGACGGTCAAAACATTATACAATCTTTAGAGGCTGCCCGGTTAACCGGAAGAGATCCAGCTGATGTGATACCGCGTCAGAATTTTGAAGATCAACCGCCATTTCACCGGGAGTCTGTCTCACCCGCTAATCAACCGCTGATGACCGCGGAGAGGCCTCAACCAGCGGACAGGGATCCAGGATTCTCATCGGGTCGCAACCGCAGGAGAACCAGTTCTGAGATTCCATACCCGAGATCCCGCGGGGCTTCCAGCGAAGGATTTCCATCGGCACGCT caaacagacccaggtCCAGACCATCCAGGTGTCCTCGGTGCTGCGGAGCTACACACCAGCAATTGGATCTGATGTCTAGAGCCTTTTGGCTCCTCTGTCAGAAGATAGGTGTAcaaagtgacaatttgtaa